A window of the Dyadobacter pollutisoli genome harbors these coding sequences:
- a CDS encoding thymidine kinase gives MFVEPSHRKENQSPRTGWIEVICGSMFSGKTEELIRRLNRAKIARQRIQIFKPALDKRYHDENIVSHNDNSIRSIPVQLSSEITNLAENYEVIGLDEAQFFDEGIVAVCDNLANSGKRVIVAGLDMDYMGKPFGCMPQLMAIAEFVTKVHAICMVCGEVASHSYRLSPSNERVLLGETDLYEARCRRCFNLGDNA, from the coding sequence ATGTTCGTAGAACCATCACATAGAAAAGAAAATCAAAGCCCGCGGACCGGCTGGATCGAAGTTATCTGCGGCTCCATGTTTTCAGGAAAAACCGAAGAACTGATCCGCAGGCTCAACCGTGCCAAAATCGCCCGTCAGCGGATACAAATTTTCAAACCTGCTCTGGATAAACGATATCACGATGAGAACATTGTTTCTCACAATGATAATTCGATCCGTTCTATTCCTGTCCAATTGTCTTCCGAAATCACCAATCTGGCTGAAAATTACGAAGTTATTGGTCTGGACGAGGCTCAGTTTTTCGACGAAGGTATTGTCGCTGTCTGCGATAATCTGGCCAATTCCGGGAAGCGGGTTATTGTTGCCGGCCTGGATATGGACTACATGGGCAAGCCATTTGGTTGCATGCCTCAGCTCATGGCTATTGCAGAGTTTGTCACGAAAGTGCACGCTATATGTATGGTTTGTGGTGAAGTAGCTTCTCACTCCTACCGGCTTTCGCCTTCCAATGAACGAGTACTCCTCGGCGAAACGGATTTGTATGAGGCCCGTTGCCGTCGTTGTTTCAACCTCGGAGATAATGCTTAG
- a CDS encoding hydroxymethylglutaryl-CoA lyase, which produces MKIIECPRDAWQGFRPFIPTEQKVAYLNQLLKVGFDTLDFGSFVSPKAMPQVSDTVLLMDKLDLSASKTRLLAIVANERGAEQACGFEQVSDLGYPFSISETFQLRNTNATIDESMERVKRIADLCERHGKELVIYISMGFGNPYGDIWSPEVVLNRIEKLSQFGIHTFSLADTVGLAKTDDISAIFSEIIPMYPNLEFGAHFHTTPENWKTKVAAAYDAGCRRFDGALLGYGGCPMAQDDLVGNMPTEQLVGFAMEKNEDLGLKLDELQTAQAMFRQLVSH; this is translated from the coding sequence TTGAAAATAATCGAATGTCCGCGGGATGCATGGCAAGGCTTTCGTCCCTTTATCCCCACTGAGCAAAAAGTTGCTTATCTGAACCAGCTACTGAAAGTGGGTTTTGATACACTTGACTTCGGAAGCTTTGTTTCGCCCAAAGCCATGCCGCAGGTCAGCGACACAGTTTTGCTGATGGATAAGCTGGATTTGTCTGCTAGCAAAACGAGACTATTGGCTATTGTAGCCAATGAACGTGGAGCTGAGCAAGCCTGTGGATTTGAGCAGGTCAGCGACCTCGGCTACCCCTTTTCCATTTCCGAAACCTTCCAACTCCGCAATACCAATGCTACCATTGACGAATCAATGGAGCGGGTAAAACGCATTGCAGACCTTTGTGAGCGACATGGTAAGGAATTGGTTATTTATATTTCAATGGGCTTTGGTAACCCTTATGGTGATATTTGGAGCCCAGAAGTTGTTTTGAATCGCATAGAAAAACTGTCCCAATTCGGAATCCATACGTTTTCGCTGGCTGATACGGTGGGACTGGCCAAAACCGATGACATAAGCGCTATTTTCTCTGAAATTATTCCAATGTACCCGAATCTGGAATTTGGCGCACATTTTCATACCACTCCCGAAAATTGGAAAACCAAAGTTGCGGCAGCCTATGACGCTGGTTGCCGTAGATTTGATGGTGCTTTGCTAGGATACGGCGGCTGCCCAATGGCGCAGGATGACCTCGTCGGCAATATGCCCACCGAGCAGCTGGTTGGATTCGCAATGGAGAAAAACGAAGATCTTGGCCTGAAATTAGATGAGTTGCAAACTGCGCAAGCAATGTTCCGGCAGCTGGTAAGTCATTGA
- a CDS encoding NAD-dependent epimerase/dehydratase family protein, translating to MKILITGGAGFVGSALAISLKINYPDYQVYALDNLKRRGSELNLSRLKKHGVEFVHGDIRNKEDFDAFPAVDTVIEASAEPSVLAGLDGTPDYLINTNLVGTVNCLNYALKHKAAFIFLSTSRVYPIKTIETLNFVEEETRFALSDDQPVPGVSSKGIAEDFPLNGARSLYGTTKLASELIIQEYNEFYNLKTVINRCGVITGPWQMGKVDQGVMVLWIAKHYFEQQLGYFGYGGTGKQIRDMLHVADLYRLIDWQLHNLDKVNGEILNAGGGLESSASLQELTKVCQEVTGKTIPIKVVPENRTADIRLYVTDNTKVTTLTGWKPEIGIRQIVEEITLWLAENEEDLAPILR from the coding sequence ATGAAAATTTTAATCACAGGGGGAGCCGGTTTCGTGGGTTCTGCATTGGCCATTTCATTAAAAATTAATTATCCGGACTACCAGGTTTATGCGTTGGACAACTTAAAACGCCGGGGGTCGGAACTGAATTTAAGCCGCCTGAAAAAACATGGAGTTGAATTCGTTCACGGAGATATCAGAAACAAAGAAGATTTTGACGCTTTTCCCGCAGTAGACACCGTCATTGAAGCTTCGGCCGAGCCTTCCGTTTTAGCCGGACTGGACGGTACTCCCGATTATCTGATCAATACCAATCTCGTAGGGACGGTCAACTGCCTCAATTATGCATTAAAACACAAAGCAGCTTTTATATTCCTTTCCACAAGCCGGGTGTACCCGATCAAAACGATTGAGACGCTTAATTTCGTGGAAGAAGAAACCCGTTTCGCATTGTCGGATGACCAGCCGGTTCCGGGCGTTTCTTCCAAAGGAATAGCCGAGGATTTTCCGCTGAATGGCGCGCGCTCTCTCTATGGAACGACGAAGCTTGCTTCCGAGCTGATCATTCAGGAATACAATGAGTTTTATAATCTGAAAACGGTCATTAACCGCTGCGGTGTGATCACCGGGCCATGGCAAATGGGGAAAGTAGACCAAGGCGTAATGGTGCTTTGGATCGCAAAACATTATTTTGAACAACAACTGGGTTACTTTGGCTACGGCGGCACCGGAAAACAAATTCGCGACATGCTGCACGTGGCTGACCTGTACCGCCTGATCGACTGGCAGTTGCACAATCTCGACAAGGTAAATGGTGAAATTCTGAATGCGGGGGGTGGGCTGGAAAGCAGCGCATCTTTGCAGGAATTGACCAAAGTATGCCAAGAGGTGACCGGCAAAACGATTCCTATCAAGGTGGTTCCTGAAAACCGTACCGCCGACATTCGCCTTTACGTTACCGACAATACCAAAGTAACCACATTGACCGGCTGGAAACCTGAAATAGGCATTCGTCAGATCGTGGAAGAAATTACTTTGTGGCTTGCTGAAAATGAAGAAGACCTGGCTCCGATATTGAGATAG
- a CDS encoding TonB-dependent receptor: MKILLPLIIFTCSILLSGASYAQNTPEKKITIRLDSARFDDFVKQVESQTGYYFYYEKSRFDSLTLDLNAKDLSIREVLDQVFKGSEFEYAIDAQKRIYITHGQRIITQLTPGLFDPDRAGDNDSIAYVGPESDVREKLLSTAESKIHDIGIKKHRITPGNSTITGYVRNAVTGEPVIGAAVFINSPSIGVTTDALGLYALTIPRGKQLIRIKSTGMRETQRQVVLYSDGKLDIEMRESVIALKEVSVKAGMDKNVVGTQMGTVKLTIKNLKQVPTVFGETDLLRTVLTLPGIKSVGENSTGLNVRGGSTDQNLIQYNDAVIYNPSHLFGFFSAFNPDVLKDVELYKSTIPSKFGGRLSSVLDINSRDGNKKKFVASGGIGLVTGRLTLEGPLIKDKTSFLLGGRSTYSNWVIKALDNENYNKSSASFYDVNLHVSHEINEKNSLFLTGYVSDDRFKLYGDTLYTYQNQLGSLKWKHTFNSRLYGVLTASHSKYQYAMGAAGLPLNSFDLKFNINQSNFKADLSYQLNPKHTLEFGLSTIYYKLHPGSFQPKGAESLIIPDELEAEQATESALYLEDKWEVSPRLSISAGIRYSFFQYLGPKNVNKYLPGFPIEYIYQEGVEKYDAGKKIKSYGGPEYRASIRYSVFDNLSLKVSYNTLRQYIHLLTNTMTVSPTDIWKLSDPYIKPQIGDQISLGLYRNFRGNKVEVSLEGYYKNIQNFLDYKGGDSLIMNHNIEAAVLNTKAKAYGIEFMIKKMTGKLNGWLGYTYARTLLRAVDRDSPDAPNNGNFYPSNYDKPHDFTMISNYRFSHRFSLSLNLTYSTGRPYTPPIGKYIIDGAQRVYYADRNQFRIPDYYRMDLAMNIEGNHRIKKLAHSSWTLAVYNVLGRKNPTSVYFQTVAGKVNGYQLSIFGQPIPTITYNFRF, encoded by the coding sequence ATGAAGATACTTTTACCTTTAATTATTTTCACCTGCTCAATTCTTCTCTCGGGGGCATCTTATGCTCAGAACACGCCGGAAAAGAAAATAACGATCCGCCTGGATTCGGCAAGGTTTGATGACTTCGTAAAACAGGTGGAATCGCAGACAGGTTATTACTTTTACTACGAAAAAAGCCGTTTTGATAGTCTCACACTTGATCTGAACGCAAAAGATCTTTCCATCAGAGAGGTACTCGATCAGGTTTTTAAAGGATCGGAGTTCGAATATGCGATTGACGCGCAAAAGCGGATTTACATTACCCACGGCCAAAGGATCATTACGCAGCTTACACCAGGACTTTTTGATCCCGACCGGGCTGGCGACAATGATTCTATTGCCTATGTCGGTCCTGAAAGTGATGTTAGAGAAAAATTACTTTCCACTGCTGAAAGCAAGATACACGACATTGGGATAAAAAAACACAGGATAACCCCGGGTAACTCGACGATCACGGGGTACGTCCGAAATGCAGTTACGGGCGAGCCGGTAATCGGGGCAGCGGTGTTCATTAATTCGCCTTCGATTGGTGTTACTACTGATGCATTGGGCTTATATGCACTCACCATTCCACGCGGGAAACAGCTCATCAGGATCAAAAGTACGGGTATGCGCGAAACGCAGCGGCAGGTAGTACTTTACTCCGATGGCAAGCTCGACATTGAAATGCGTGAAAGCGTGATCGCGTTGAAAGAAGTGTCCGTAAAAGCCGGAATGGACAAAAATGTGGTTGGTACCCAAATGGGAACAGTAAAACTGACCATTAAAAACCTGAAACAGGTTCCCACAGTGTTTGGGGAAACGGATTTGCTGCGTACCGTACTCACATTGCCGGGTATCAAGTCCGTCGGGGAAAACAGTACCGGGCTGAACGTGCGCGGGGGCTCCACTGACCAGAACCTGATTCAATATAATGATGCGGTTATTTACAATCCGTCCCACCTTTTTGGATTTTTCTCGGCATTCAATCCAGATGTTTTGAAAGATGTGGAATTATATAAAAGTACCATTCCTTCCAAATTCGGCGGTAGGTTGTCATCCGTACTGGACATTAACAGCCGGGACGGGAACAAGAAGAAATTCGTTGCTTCGGGTGGTATAGGATTGGTTACCGGGCGACTTACGCTGGAAGGGCCCTTGATTAAAGACAAGACTTCGTTCTTGCTGGGAGGTCGCTCTACTTATTCCAACTGGGTGATCAAGGCATTGGATAATGAAAATTATAATAAAAGCTCAGCCTCCTTTTACGATGTTAACCTACATGTGAGCCACGAGATCAACGAAAAGAACAGCCTTTTCCTGACCGGGTATGTGAGTGATGACCGCTTCAAATTATATGGTGATACTTTGTATACCTACCAGAATCAGCTGGGATCATTGAAATGGAAACATACATTTAATTCAAGATTATATGGGGTCCTCACCGCGTCGCACAGTAAGTACCAGTACGCAATGGGCGCAGCTGGGTTACCTCTGAACTCTTTTGATCTTAAATTCAATATCAATCAGTCCAATTTCAAAGCTGACCTCAGTTATCAATTGAATCCGAAGCATACCCTCGAATTCGGGTTGAGTACCATTTACTACAAGCTGCATCCGGGTTCTTTCCAGCCCAAAGGCGCCGAGTCATTGATTATTCCTGATGAACTGGAAGCTGAACAGGCTACGGAAAGCGCATTATACCTCGAAGATAAGTGGGAAGTTAGCCCCAGATTATCGATTTCAGCAGGTATCCGTTACTCGTTTTTCCAATATCTGGGTCCCAAAAACGTGAACAAATATCTTCCCGGCTTCCCGATCGAATACATTTATCAGGAAGGGGTTGAAAAATACGATGCTGGCAAGAAAATCAAGAGCTATGGCGGGCCCGAATATCGTGCTTCCATTCGTTACAGCGTGTTTGACAACCTTTCGCTGAAAGTGAGTTACAACACATTGCGCCAGTACATTCACTTGCTGACCAATACCATGACGGTCTCTCCGACGGATATCTGGAAACTGAGCGATCCTTACATTAAGCCACAAATTGGTGATCAGATATCGCTGGGATTGTACCGCAACTTCCGCGGAAATAAAGTAGAGGTTTCATTGGAAGGTTACTATAAGAACATTCAAAACTTCCTGGATTACAAAGGCGGGGATTCGCTGATCATGAACCACAACATTGAAGCCGCCGTACTCAATACCAAGGCCAAAGCGTACGGGATCGAATTCATGATCAAAAAAATGACGGGTAAGCTGAACGGCTGGCTGGGTTATACCTACGCACGTACATTGCTCAGGGCCGTGGACAGGGATTCGCCTGATGCGCCGAACAACGGTAATTTTTACCCGAGCAATTATGACAAGCCGCATGATTTTACGATGATCTCGAACTACCGGTTCTCGCACCGGTTCAGCTTATCATTGAACCTCACATACAGTACTGGCCGACCCTATACGCCACCCATCGGGAAATACATTATCGATGGTGCGCAGCGAGTTTATTATGCCGACCGGAACCAGTTCAGGATACCAGACTATTACCGGATGGACCTTGCCATGAATATTGAGGGTAACCACCGTATCAAAAAACTGGCGCATAGCTCGTGGACATTGGCAGTGTACAATGTGTTGGGAAGGAAAAACCCTACTTCGGTGTATTTCCAGACGGTTGCGGGCAAGGTGAATGGCTATCAGCTCTCGATTTTCGGACAGCCAATTCCTACTATTACCTATAATTTCAGGTTCTGA
- a CDS encoding DUF4249 domain-containing protein, whose protein sequence is MKYSVISFLSLALLFVGYSCIEPFSPPEVNSVENHLVVDGFFNTGNDTSRIELRRTQNVNEHAVPIVESGAVVTVEAESGEVSAFTESGAGIYLSPPRARNAADKYRLRVKTRDGKEYLSEYVTVSVTPAIDSLTNKFDEGQNAMIFYVNTHDSQSKTQFYRWKFEETWEYRAAYFSYLEVVNKQIQVRTKDINQCWGSTHSGSILLGSTVKLSADVIKDLPLFRVPVSTNKLFIKYSVLVRQYGLSRQAFEYWTSLAKTTQGTGSLFDPQPSQVTGNIQNTKNQKDLVFGYFSASTEETKRLTITPRLGNYPRCIEPDTFDIVCNPLSMRQCALETSSLLMSYGGMRSEYILGAPSSCTDCRTQGGVTQRPVFWDN, encoded by the coding sequence ATGAAATATTCAGTTATAAGTTTTCTTTCGTTAGCCCTGCTGTTTGTAGGGTACAGTTGCATTGAACCATTTTCTCCGCCGGAAGTGAATTCGGTAGAAAATCACCTGGTCGTTGATGGGTTTTTCAATACTGGAAATGATACGAGCAGAATTGAACTGCGGAGGACACAAAACGTAAACGAACATGCCGTACCCATTGTGGAATCGGGAGCAGTTGTTACCGTGGAGGCGGAATCAGGGGAAGTATCGGCGTTCACTGAGTCTGGTGCAGGGATTTACCTCTCGCCACCCAGGGCACGCAATGCAGCAGATAAGTATAGGCTGAGAGTCAAAACAAGAGATGGGAAAGAGTATTTATCAGAGTATGTTACGGTGAGTGTGACGCCTGCTATCGACAGCCTGACCAATAAATTCGATGAAGGGCAGAATGCGATGATTTTTTATGTGAATACACACGATTCACAAAGCAAAACGCAGTTCTATCGCTGGAAATTTGAAGAGACCTGGGAATATCGCGCGGCGTATTTCTCCTATCTCGAAGTGGTCAATAAGCAGATCCAGGTCAGGACAAAGGATATAAACCAATGCTGGGGAAGTACGCACTCAGGAAGTATTTTGCTTGGCAGCACTGTGAAACTAAGCGCAGATGTCATCAAGGACCTCCCATTGTTCCGTGTTCCTGTTTCAACCAACAAGCTTTTTATTAAATACAGTGTGTTGGTAAGGCAGTATGGCTTATCGCGCCAGGCATTTGAATACTGGACCAGTTTGGCCAAAACCACGCAGGGAACGGGTAGTCTTTTTGATCCGCAGCCCTCGCAGGTTACCGGCAATATTCAAAATACCAAAAATCAGAAGGACCTGGTATTCGGTTATTTTAGCGCATCGACGGAGGAAACCAAGCGACTGACTATTACGCCGCGCCTGGGAAACTATCCAAGATGTATAGAACCCGATACCTTTGATATTGTGTGTAATCCGTTGAGCATGCGTCAATGTGCGTTGGAAACTTCATCCTTGCTGATGTCATACGGAGGAATGCGATCGGAATATATATTGGGTGCGCCGTCGAGCTGCACGGATTGCAGGACCCAGGGAGGAGTAACCCAAAGGCCGGTATTTTGGGATAATTAA
- a CDS encoding DUF4249 domain-containing protein: MGIRSITLCALLAVLFAVMYSCIEPFSPPEVNSDENYLVIDGFLNVGNDTSKIELRHSQNVNQNKAPIIETGAKLTVEQETGEKYEFIESGGGLYSLPPRQYNMAGKYRLRVKTKDGQEYLSEYVTVSVTPVIDSLTYKLDAGQNAMVFYVNTHDAQGKTQFYRWKFEETWEYRSAYGTYLEVINEQVVTRTQDINRCWANKNSGSILLGSTVKLTSDVIKNLPLNIVPVSTNKLYIKYSILVKQYGLSRPAFEYWTSLSKTTQGTGSLFDPQPSQVTGNIYNTTDSKKLAFGYFSASTQETKRITITPNLGTYPRCFAPDTLPIVCPPRSSDCATKTPQLLLSYYGMRSDSVLTAPASCADCRTEGGTTNRPSFW; encoded by the coding sequence GTGGGAATCAGAAGCATTACATTGTGCGCATTGCTGGCCGTTTTATTTGCTGTAATGTACAGTTGTATAGAGCCGTTTTCTCCACCGGAGGTGAATTCGGATGAAAATTATCTCGTGATCGACGGATTTCTGAATGTTGGGAACGACACCAGTAAAATAGAGCTGAGGCATAGCCAGAATGTCAATCAGAATAAAGCCCCGATCATTGAAACAGGAGCGAAGCTGACGGTAGAGCAAGAAACAGGAGAAAAGTACGAATTCATAGAATCTGGCGGAGGCTTGTATTCTTTGCCGCCAAGACAGTACAATATGGCAGGGAAATACCGGTTGCGTGTCAAAACGAAAGATGGCCAGGAGTACCTGTCAGAGTATGTTACGGTAAGTGTGACGCCGGTTATCGACAGCCTGACCTATAAGCTGGATGCAGGACAGAATGCGATGGTTTTTTACGTCAATACCCATGACGCACAAGGGAAGACCCAGTTTTACAGGTGGAAATTTGAAGAAACGTGGGAATACCGGTCTGCTTATGGGACCTATCTTGAAGTGATTAACGAACAGGTGGTGACCAGGACGCAGGACATTAACCGATGCTGGGCGAACAAAAATTCAGGGAGTATTTTACTGGGAAGCACTGTCAAGCTGACTAGCGACGTGATTAAAAACCTGCCGTTGAACATTGTCCCGGTATCGACCAATAAGCTTTACATCAAGTACAGCATTCTTGTAAAGCAATATGGTTTGTCTAGGCCAGCGTTTGAATACTGGACCAGTTTGTCCAAAACAACGCAAGGTACCGGAAGTCTTTTTGACCCTCAACCGTCACAGGTAACAGGAAATATATATAATACGACTGATTCGAAAAAACTGGCATTTGGCTATTTCAGTGCTTCGACGCAGGAAACAAAAAGGATCACGATAACGCCGAACCTGGGAACGTACCCAAGATGTTTCGCACCCGACACATTGCCGATTGTATGCCCACCAAGAAGTTCAGACTGTGCTACTAAAACCCCACAGCTGCTTTTGAGCTACTACGGAATGCGGTCCGATTCGGTGCTGACAGCCCCGGCTTCCTGTGCGGATTGCCGGACGGAGGGAGGAACAACGAACAGACCGTCGTTTTGGTAA
- a CDS encoding Lrp/AsnC family transcriptional regulator translates to MEQLDKIDTKILRILQKDAKKTTKEIATMLNLTVSPVYERIRRLESLGYIKQYVAILDKKLINRQVTTICQVSMRYHNEAFIEKFEQEIQNLHEVQECYHMAGQVDFLLKINVASLDEYHDFVKYKLSKIDNIGVLNSTFVLKEIKHTSEFYI, encoded by the coding sequence ATGGAACAGTTGGACAAAATTGATACCAAGATCCTGCGCATTTTACAAAAAGATGCGAAAAAAACGACCAAGGAAATTGCTACTATGCTTAATCTGACGGTGTCGCCTGTTTACGAAAGGATCAGGAGGCTGGAAAGCCTGGGGTACATTAAACAGTACGTGGCAATTCTGGATAAAAAACTCATCAACCGGCAGGTAACCACCATTTGCCAGGTATCAATGCGGTACCACAATGAGGCATTTATAGAAAAATTTGAACAGGAAATACAAAACCTGCATGAAGTGCAGGAATGTTACCATATGGCAGGCCAGGTGGATTTTTTGTTAAAGATCAATGTAGCCAGCCTCGACGAATATCATGATTTCGTGAAGTATAAACTTTCAAAAATCGACAACATTGGTGTCCTCAACAGCACTTTTGTCTTGAAAGAGATTAAGCATACATCGGAATTCTACATTTAG
- a CDS encoding NAD-dependent epimerase/dehydratase family protein, which yields MRTECILVIGANGQIGSVLVEYLREIYGMDQVIASDIRQPEFSTGRFEKLDATDANALALIVTKYKVTQIYHLAAILSAKGEQEPLKTWHINMQTYFNVLEVARENGVTKIFYPSSIAVFGDQVEDKAEQWSYLDPATVYGISKTAGENWSNYYFKRYGMDIRSLRYPGIVGYQSMPGGGTTDYAVDIYHKAVKGEVFECFLSEDTKLPMIYISDAMDATVRLMEAPKEKVTVRTGYNLAGMSFSPKEIAASIQKIIPDFKIIYKPDFRQEIADSWPKEIDDSAARKDWGWRPAYSLDKMTEEMIAELRKKYQTVKQ from the coding sequence ATGAGAACGGAATGCATATTAGTGATAGGGGCAAATGGACAGATTGGCTCGGTTTTGGTTGAGTACCTGCGGGAGATTTATGGAATGGACCAGGTCATTGCCTCAGACATCCGCCAGCCCGAATTTTCAACCGGACGCTTTGAAAAACTGGACGCTACCGATGCCAATGCATTAGCGTTGATTGTCACCAAATATAAGGTTACCCAGATCTATCACCTTGCGGCAATTCTCTCTGCGAAGGGCGAGCAAGAGCCATTGAAAACCTGGCATATCAACATGCAGACTTATTTCAATGTGCTGGAAGTGGCGCGTGAAAACGGTGTTACGAAAATATTTTACCCCAGCTCCATCGCCGTATTTGGAGATCAGGTGGAAGACAAAGCCGAACAATGGTCCTATCTCGACCCAGCTACGGTCTACGGTATCAGCAAAACAGCTGGTGAAAACTGGTCAAATTACTACTTCAAACGCTACGGGATGGATATCCGGTCACTGCGCTACCCGGGAATTGTCGGGTACCAGTCCATGCCCGGTGGCGGTACAACAGACTACGCAGTGGACATTTATCATAAAGCTGTAAAAGGAGAGGTGTTCGAATGCTTTTTAAGTGAGGATACCAAGCTGCCGATGATCTACATTAGCGACGCCATGGATGCGACTGTGCGTTTAATGGAGGCTCCCAAAGAAAAAGTGACGGTTCGAACGGGTTATAATCTGGCTGGAATGAGCTTTTCTCCCAAAGAAATAGCAGCCAGCATTCAGAAGATCATTCCGGATTTCAAAATCATTTATAAACCAGATTTTCGGCAGGAAATCGCGGATTCGTGGCCCAAAGAGATCGACGATTCCGCAGCGAGAAAAGATTGGGGATGGCGGCCAGCTTATTCATTGGATAAAATGACCGAAGAAATGATAGCAGAGCTCAGAAAGAAATATCAGACAGTGAAGCAATAG
- the kbl gene encoding glycine C-acetyltransferase, producing the protein MNATIQEELHQELEAIKAAGLYKKERVITTPQSASIATDGKNVLNFCANNYLGLSSHPEVIAAGIDAINTHGFGMSSVRFICGTQDIHKELEKKTAEFLGTEDCILYAAAFDANGGVFEPLLNEQDAIISDELNHASLIDGIRLCKAKRFRYKHNDIADLEQQLKDAQGSRRILIVTDGVFSMDGTIAQLDKICDLADQYNALVMIDECHATGFMGKTGRGSHEFRNVMGRIDIITGTYGKALGGASGGFTAAKKEIVEILRQRSRPYLFSNTLAPSIVGASIKVLDLLSSSTALRDKLEKNTAYFRKEMTEAGFDILPGEHPIVPIMLYDAKLAQEFAARLLGEGIYVIGFFYPVVPQGKARIRVQISAGHEQEHLEKAVAAFTKVGKELGVI; encoded by the coding sequence ATGAACGCTACAATTCAAGAAGAACTACATCAGGAGCTGGAAGCAATTAAAGCTGCCGGATTATATAAAAAGGAACGTGTAATCACCACGCCGCAGTCGGCAAGCATTGCGACCGACGGCAAGAATGTGTTAAACTTTTGCGCAAACAATTACCTGGGTCTTTCTTCACACCCGGAAGTGATCGCCGCCGGTATCGATGCGATTAACACACATGGTTTCGGAATGTCGTCGGTACGCTTCATTTGCGGCACCCAGGATATTCACAAAGAACTTGAAAAGAAAACAGCGGAGTTTTTGGGAACGGAAGACTGCATATTGTATGCCGCCGCATTCGATGCCAATGGAGGTGTTTTTGAGCCGTTGTTGAACGAGCAAGATGCCATCATTTCCGACGAACTTAACCATGCGTCGCTGATCGACGGGATCAGGTTGTGCAAGGCGAAACGGTTTCGCTACAAACACAATGACATTGCAGATCTTGAACAACAACTTAAAGACGCTCAGGGCAGTCGTAGGATATTAATTGTGACCGATGGCGTGTTTTCAATGGACGGTACCATTGCGCAGCTTGACAAAATCTGTGACCTGGCCGACCAGTACAATGCATTGGTCATGATCGACGAATGTCATGCGACGGGTTTTATGGGGAAAACCGGCCGCGGTTCTCACGAATTCCGCAATGTAATGGGCAGGATCGACATCATCACCGGTACCTACGGAAAAGCATTGGGCGGTGCGTCGGGAGGATTTACCGCTGCCAAAAAGGAAATTGTGGAGATACTTCGCCAACGTTCGCGGCCATATCTTTTCTCCAATACATTAGCGCCAAGCATTGTCGGCGCGTCTATCAAAGTACTCGATCTGCTTTCATCGTCGACGGCATTGCGCGACAAACTGGAAAAAAACACCGCCTATTTCAGGAAGGAAATGACGGAAGCAGGTTTCGACATTCTGCCGGGTGAGCACCCAATTGTGCCCATTATGCTTTATGATGCCAAACTTGCGCAGGAATTTGCCGCCAGATTATTAGGCGAAGGCATTTACGTGATCGGATTTTTCTATCCGGTAGTACCGCAGGGAAAAGC